aaaGGCGATGAGGTGTGCCAAGACTGCATTAAGTTCCTCACTGATGCTCAAGCCGAAGCTAAGGCCAACTCCTCATTTACAGACTCTCTCATTGAGAATATTGAGAACCAGTGTGACAAGCTGGGGCCAGGCTTGTCTGAAATGGTAAGACTCACaaataggaaaataaattactgtctattttatattaactgttttaatttcatattAACTGTTTTCCTCATTGCAGTGCAAGCAGTATGTCTCGAGGTATGGCACCCTTGTTGTTGAGCAGCTCATGTCCATGGTGAGTCTTCTAACTTTCCCGATTCATGATGTGAAACACAATTTTACTAAATTGTTTTTAACCTGAATGACCGTTATATTCACACATTGAATAATGAGCTTATTAAACCGTCCATCAAAGCTAATGATTGATAAGTTGTAATTGTTGGTGGTGCTGAGCTCATATCCACCACCCCTTGGCTTGCTCACTGAATCTATTCATATCTTTTGGATTCCTtacccacatttttttttttaattcttatcTTTTTTCATgcgtttcttcttttctttcctcccctccaTTCATGTTGTcatgctcttttttttccatcccGCTCTGGGTTTTGTGTGCTGCTCCCCAGGAACAGGTAGGTCTCCTTTTGTGTTCAGCCTGTAGCCTCTTAACCACTAGCTCCTTGTTTTTGTGCTGTCCACTCCACTAAAGATACCCACCTCGCACAGTAGAGACGCATGTGCCACTATGTTCTAATTATGAGTGAGACCACTAGACAATACCTAAACACTGTTTGTTTGGCTAATGACTTGATAACCAAGTGCTGGTCGCAACACACTGCAGCAAAGGGCCTCATTAACATCCCCTCACGGTACACAACACTCATGTTAAGAGTATGCTTGGATCTTTTGACTTAAAAGATCAATCGGTCAAATTAGAGATTCACTGAAGGGCCTATAACAAACGGCATGTTTTAAATGTCtaatctttttttcattttttttaaaatactaaGTTCTGAGcagcaaaagaaaacatttttttcctgtAGGGATGTGTTTAACGCTATGTTTTGTACAGTTAAAAGAAACTGCTTGAACtgtctttttttggggggaggggggtaaatatatatgttaaaaCATATGTTTGCATGGGTGGTAATGCTGTGGTATGCTATGCAGACTAGAAGCACATGGTTGATGGTAATGGCATGCAGTGTTGCCAGTTTTGTCAATGGACCTTTTGCCGCGGATCCTAACGTTTCTGGTTCTGTCCTCAGCAACCCAAGGACATCTGTGTCCATGTTGGCTTCTGTACTGCTGCTCTGAAGAAGGTTATTCCCATGCTGAAGCTTCAGGCTGCCAAGACTCTGTCCGCGGCCAAGACTCTACCTGCTCTCAAGATGGTCCCTGCCACCAAGCTGGAGTCTGCTAAGTCTGTAAGTCATGGTGGGCTGACCTATCAGCATTTATTGATGGAAGACAAAAATGTACCATTTGTAGCTCAGTATTTCACACTCGTATGACACATTGCCTCTGTGTGTTCCAGTCCATGGTGCGTGTCAGCGAATCCCCAACATGCACCATCTGTGAGTTTGTGATGAGGCAGCTGGAGGAAACTTTGAAGGATGAGAAAACCGAGGTGCGACACGTGAAACAAAATGCATACATTACCATAACTACAGCAACTGCTGTTCAGACACTGCTCTAGCATCAGGCTGactcatctgtgtttgtctcaggaGGAGGTGATTCACGCTGTGGAGAAGGTGTGCACATACCTGCCCCACACTCTGACTGCCCAGTGTAAGGACCTGATCGAGACCTACGGCCAGGCCATCATTGAGCTGCTGGTGCAGCAGGCTGACCCCAAAACTATCTGCACAGTGCTGGCTCTCTGCAATGAGGCCAACCGTGCATATGTCCGTAAGTCTTCActctttaaaggttcagtgtgtacgaATTAGTAGAGTGGGATCTATCTATTTAACCCAAGGGTTTTTACAACACTTCAGTACATCACTGATTTCTGTTTGAATTCTTTCCAGCCGCACTCGACCAGACTCTCTTCAAGGCTGGTGGCTACTGCGAGGTGTGCAAGATGGCCATTAATTACATTGACGGGATTCTGGAGAAGAATGCTACAGAGGAACAGATAAAGGAGGCTGTGAGGAAAGTGTGCAGCTTCCTGCCTGACTCTTTCCAGACTGAGGTAAAAAGTGGCACCTTCTTAGATTGAAACGATTACCCATCCTCAGGTGACAGACTTGTATtaacccctgtgtgtgtgtgtgtgtgtctacagtgTGATCAGATGATTGTACAGTACGAGCCAATGCttgtccagctgctgctccagatgCTCGACCCAGACTTTGTTTGCatggtaaatatatatatatatattcatgacAAAAAtatcaagtgtttgtgtaatcttcATTGTGAAGAGTCTGACTGTTTTTGGTTTTACCAAGACATTTTATTCCTCCTAATCCAGGAGATTTTCAAAGAATTAAGTTGTTCCTTACTATTATAACTTGTTTCTTTTATCTTTACATTATTGGGAATAGACAGTTAATTGGATATTCACCTTACACTACGTCCCTGCAGCCCAGTTTAATATAGTGTGTGTCTAACAGAAATTGGGAGCCTGTCCTGAAGCTGTGCGCAGGCTGTTGGGAACAGAGCAGTGCAGCTGGGGACCTGGATTCTGGTGCAAAAACATGGAGACAGCTTCACGGTGCAATGTGAGTAATTTAAGTTGTATTTGGAAACCAAAATATGCCTCCAGTCTGGTACTCTTTGACGTCTGCTTTGAAGATATGAAAGATTgtaatttaatttctttcatGTAAACTATTAATaaacaattttttctttttaataagcACGTGCCAACctcttgtttctgtctttcaggCTGTGGCTCACTGCAAACGTCATGTGTGGGTATAGAGGAAGACCAGCAAAAACTCACCTGTAgggaataaaagagaaataatatGGCAGTGCTGCTtccctgtttttaaatttgtttcttttttaatagaCTTAAATTACTTCTGTTTAaacttttgatattttcaatGATGTCATGGAGGAAAGGGACTGAAATTAGTTTTTGGGATGGGGAGGGAGTGATTTGTCTATAGTGGCCTGCAGCTCAAGCCTTTGAGCACATTTGGTTGTTATATTTCCCTACATTGCTTGTTGagagttgtgtctttgtgtgtgtctgtgtgtgagaacacaaattAAAGTTGTTGGCGACGCATCAGCTGTCCTGCTGGGTcttcagacccccccccctaGCTGTTTTCTTATCCTTTTCCCTGGTGAAACCCCTCATGGAAAGATGGCTCAGTGTGTTAATGACTGGCATAACTTTTAGTAGGAAGTCTgatctttgaaataaatttctATTTGCAgacaaaaa
The Platichthys flesus chromosome 12, fPlaFle2.1, whole genome shotgun sequence DNA segment above includes these coding regions:
- the psap gene encoding prosaposin; this translates as MLLLTLLFVCTAAATPLLGTEQCARGPPYWCQNVKTASLCGAVTHCQQNVWNQPQMKTVPCELCKEVLMVVEQLLKDNATESEVLGYLEKACQLIPDKALTAECKEMVDDYYPIIMGIITGELEDPSVVCGAMGLCNSQQAALAKVEAQQQQLMSNDIPQVDLAQPLTPFLLNVPGLLYPQESPKQEVVKQESPKEKGDEVCQDCIKFLTDAQAEAKANSSFTDSLIENIENQCDKLGPGLSEMCKQYVSRYGTLVVEQLMSMQPKDICVHVGFCTAALKKVIPMLKLQAAKTLSAAKTLPALKMVPATKLESAKSSMVRVSESPTCTICEFVMRQLEETLKDEKTEEEVIHAVEKVCTYLPHTLTAQCKDLIETYGQAIIELLVQQADPKTICTVLALCNEANRAYVPALDQTLFKAGGYCEVCKMAINYIDGILEKNATEEQIKEAVRKVCSFLPDSFQTECDQMIVQYEPMLVQLLLQMLDPDFVCMKLGACPEAVRRLLGTEQCSWGPGFWCKNMETASRCNAVAHCKRHVWV